In one window of Helianthus annuus cultivar XRQ/B chromosome 17, HanXRQr2.0-SUNRISE, whole genome shotgun sequence DNA:
- the LOC110907391 gene encoding leucine-rich repeat extensin-like protein 5, whose translation MSAEPIPPHDVEPGHEIDFAPDDQHVDAPAGPEPIPAPEPMPAPKPLPGLDPVPLGTPGVAPLIPDPIPAPVDTATFAGQIDPRYAFTSNGWIDDDDDDVPPFVEPVTPPHAPAPVDVAPFHPIVSDVHRTDLPFTFLQDIPAPRPGEGPSSQQRSHVPHVSAAFPHMSQYTPTAHFTSSPPGEPLIWFPPNTMPVSDPYHPSHFIGYTRDELLLSLQLQQEILCRRVMELERTPRPPPCLCPSPFATPPTPLFPYPYFDVRFLTMEQQISYLLRHVYDLEEKLTHVRSLVFVPPPPPPPPSA comes from the coding sequence ATGTCGGCTGAACCGATTCCCCCACATGACGTTGAGCCTGGACATGAGATTGACTTTGCTCCCGACGATCAGCATGTTGATGCACCCGCTGGTCCTGAGCCGATACCTGCTCCTGAGCCGATGCCAGCTCCTAAGCCTTTGCCTGGTCTTGATCCGGTACCACTTGGCACACCTGGTGTTGCACCGCTCATACCAGACCCAATTCCTGCACCCGTTGACACTGCTACTTTTGCCGGTCAGATAGACCCCCGATACGCTTTCACCAGCAATGGGTggatagatgatgatgatgatgacgtaCCCCCTTTTGTTGAGCCCGTTACTCCCCCTCATGCACCTGCACCTGTTGATGTTGCCCCTTTTCACCCGATTGTGTCCGATGTTCACCGCACCGACCTACCTTTCACTTTCTTGCAAGACATTCCcgcaccccgtccaggggaaggccCGTCTAGCCAACAGCGTAGCCATGTTCCACATGTGTCAGCAGCTTTTCCTCACATGTCTCAGTATACACCTACTGCTCATTTTACTTCTTCACCACCAGGCGAGCCACTAATATGGTTTCCGCCGAACACTATGCCAGTTTCTGATCCCTACCATCCCTCCCACTTTATTGGTTACACGAGGGATGAGTTACTCTTGTCATTGCAGCTTCAGCAGGAGATCCTGTGTCGTCGAGTTATGGAGCTTGAGAGGACTCCACGTCCTCCACCTTGTTTATGTCCGTCACCTTTTGCGACTCCACCTACTCCTCTTTTTCCTTATCCATATTTCGATGTTCGATTTCtcactatggagcagcagattagTTACCTGTTACGTCATGTTTATGATCTTGAGGAGAAGCTCACACATGTGCGCAGCTTGGTTTttgttcctccacctcctcctccaccgccatcagcatAG